A single region of the Cucumis melo cultivar AY chromosome 3, USDA_Cmelo_AY_1.0, whole genome shotgun sequence genome encodes:
- the LOC103485587 gene encoding UTP--glucose-1-phosphate uridylyltransferase 3, chloroplastic: protein MAAQANPVLHHNHHFPFSLTSKTLHLSLSLPKPSLSLTSSSFSFSSSSSYASSRSLHIPRVSTAPVDYAPPAPDYDFQQEILRLRALSTKLSKKKTIKEKLKLIDRDSRVKRFFNSRRNWFSRVSPHLNLDSYDFFLLKCLVAAGQEHVLSLGIESVESDFETARGVVKHAFFSLVEVIEKFDLNGNGGGIREFEEGQMVLDKEELRDLKKLLVNLGEIEKFYDCIGGIIGYQIKVLELLACSKPERYSKNWSGQKNHAIDSEFLEIRAPIGPDLSQNIEYASQAALWGIEGLPELGEIYPLGGSADRLGLVDPDTGECLPAAMLSYCGRTLLEGLIRDLQAREFLYSKIYGKQCITPVAIMTSSAKNNHKRIMSLCERFGWFGRGRSNFQLFEQPLVPAIGADDGLWLVTKSFAPICKPGGHGVIWKLAHDKGIFKWFNGHGRKGATVRQVSNVVAATDLTLLALSGIGLRQKKKLGFASCKRTAGATEGMNVLIETKNLDGMWEYGLSCIEYTEFEKYGITEGSCSQGSLESFPANTNILYVDLHSVEKVVSTNSEKSLPGMVLNLKKPVAYVDQFGRKHSVSGGRLECTMQNIADSFFNTSSSRCYKDVEDILDTYIVYNERRRVTSSAKKTRKHASVSLHQTPDGALLDILRNAHDLLSPCNIDVPVVECNEKYVDSGPPYLILLHPALGPLWEVTRQKFSGGSISRGSELQVEVAEFLWRNVQLDGSLIVLSENVMGSLKIDENGESLIHYGQRCGRCKLEDVKVLNKGIDWNVEDNIYWKLEVQRHEGCKIILHGNAEFEATGVVLQGNHVFEVPDGYKLKIAPRTSGFEAQLGQIELDKQDTGSWYWNYKIEGSHIKLEYVEL, encoded by the exons ATGGCGGCACAGGCCAACCCTGTGCTTCACCATAACCACCATTTTCCTTTCTCTTTAACTTCCAAAACCTTGCATTTATCACTTTCCCTCCCAaaaccttctctctctctcacttcctcttctttctctttctcctcctcttcttcttatGCTTCTTCTCGTTCTTTACATATACCTCGCGTTTCTACAGCTCCGGTTGATTACGCTCCACCAGCTCCTGATTATGACTTTCAACAAGAGATTCTTAGGCTGAGAGCTCTTTCTACTAAGCTTTCTAAAAAGAAGACCATCAAGGAGAAGTTGAAACTCATTGACCGTGATTCTAGAGTGAAACGTTTCTTCAATTCTCGCCGTAACTGGTTCTCTAGGGTTTCGCCTCACCTCAACTTGGATTCCTACGACTTCTTCTTGCTCAAGTGTTTGGTTGCGGCGGGGCAAGAACATGTACTTAGTTTAGGGATTGAGTCTGTGGAGAGTGATTTTGAGACTGCAAGGGGTGTGGTGAAACACGCTTTTTTTTCGCTTGTGGAAGTGATTGAGAAGTTTGATTTAAATGGCAATGGCGGTGGTATTCGGGAATTTGAGGAGGGGCAAATGGTTCTGGATAAGGAAGAGTTAAGGGACTTGAAAAAGCTCTTAGTGAACTTAGGAGAGATTGAAAAGTTTTATGATTGCATTGGTGGAATCATCGG GTATCAGATTAAAGTTCTAGAGCTTCTTGCCTGTTCAAAACCTGAAAGATATTCTAAGAATTGGTCTGGGCAAAAGAACCATGCAATAGATAGTGAATTTTTGGAGATTCGTGCACCCATTGGACCAGATCTTTCTCAAAATATAGAATATGCATCTCAAGCAGCATTGTGGGGAATTGAG GGTTTACCTGAGTTGGGTGAAATTTATCCTTTGGGAGGCTCTGCTGATAGGCTCGGTTTGGTTGATCCTGATACAGGAGAGTGCCTTCCTGCAGCAATGCTTTCTTATTGTGGTAGGACTTTGTTGGAAGGTCTTATAAGAGATCTTCAG GCTAGGGAATTCTTGTACAGCAAGATCTATGGGAAACAATGCATTACACCTGTTGCAATCATGACAAGTTCAGCAAAGAATAACCACAAAAGGATCATGTCTCTTTGTGAAAGATTTGGATGGTTTGGAAGGGGTCGGTCAAATTTCCAACTCTTTGAGCAG CCTCTGGTTCCAGCCATTGGTGCAGATGATGGGTTGTGGTTAGTTACAAAATCTTTTGCTCCTATATGCAAGCCTGGTGGTCATGGTGTTATATGGAAGCTTGCACATGACAAAGGTATCTTTAAATGGTTTAATGGCCATGGAAGAAAAGGTGCAACAGTTAGGCAAGTCAG TAATGTTGTGGCAGCTACAGATTTGACCCTACTGGCATTGTCAGGAATTGGTTTGCGACAAAAAAAG AAACTAGGCTTTGCATCTTGTAAGAGGACAGCAGGCGCTACAGAAGGAATGAATGTTTTGATTGAGACGAAGAATCTTGATGGGATGTGGGAATATGGTTTGTCATGCATTGAGTACACTGAGTTTGAAAAGTATGGGATCACAGAAGGATCTTGTTCTCAAGGCAG TTTGGAGTCCTTTCCTGCTAATACAAACATCTTATATGTGGATCTGCATTCTGTGGAGAAGGTGGTGTCGACTAATAGTGAAAAGAGTTTGCCTGGAATGGTGCTAAATTTAAAAAAGCCTGTTGCATATGTTGACCAGTTTGGAAGAAAGCATAG TGTTTCTGGAGGTCGACTAGAATGTACCATGCAAAACATCGCTGATAGCTTCTTTAATACAAGTTCATCTCGATGTTATAAAGATGTAGAAG ATATATTGGACACTTACATTGTGTACAACGAGCGAAGAAGGGTCACATCTTCAGCTAAAAAGACAAGAAAGCATGCTAGTGTGTCGTTACACCAG ACTCCAGATGGTGCACTTTTGGATATCTTACGAAATGCGCATGATCTTCTTTCTCCATGTAATATTGATGTTCCTGTG GTTGAATGTAATGAGAAGTATGTTGATTCTGGTCCACCATATCTCATCCTTCTACATCCAGCACTTGGCCCACTTTGGGAGGTTACTAGACAGAAG TTCTCTGGTGGTTCGATATCAAGGGGCTCTGAGTTGCAAGTTGAGGTTGCAGAGTTCTTGTGGAGGAATGTTCAG CTTGATGGGAGTTTGATTGTACTGTCTGAAAATGTTATGGGCTCACTGAAGATCGATGAAAATGGTGAATCATTAATTCATTATGGACAAAG GTGTGGAAGATGTAAATTGGAGGATGTCAAGGTGTTGAATAAAGGAATTGACTGGAATGTTGAAGACAATATTTACTGGAAGCTTGAGGTGCAGCGGCATGAGGGATGCAAGATCATTTTGCATGGAAATGCTGAATTTGAGGCTACGGGCGTCGTCTTACAG GGTAACCATGTATTCGAAGTTCCAGATGGCTACAAATTGAAAATTGCAC